TGGTACTGATCTCAGAGCACTCTAATTGCCCAGATGTTCCTGATTCGCTCACTGCACGTAGCTCAGGCAGACAGCAACGACAGCATTCACCGCCACAGCCCTGACATCTAGCACCAGGCCGGCACATACGAGGCATGTATTGTAGTATGAGTACACAGCAGAGCCAGCTCCCGCCAGTAGTGGCTCAGATCCTAATCAGTCTTTCTGTTCAGCACCtaaaatcgtgtgtgtgtgtgtgtgtgtgtatgaaagatGGACATTCTCTTTATACTGTTTTATagtcctttccccccaccccattcacTGTATCATGAATGTCTTTCTAAGTCCTTAAACATCCTTCTAAACATTCTTAATCTTATGGATGCACCCTGGGTACTTGTTCCCTACGGATGAAAGTTTTTCTTCAATTAAAACAGTGCTTCACTGAGCATCCTGACTGGTAAATCTGCACACAttcagaatatgtatatatattttggccacgccacatggcatgcaggatcttagttccctgcctagggattgaatctgtgccccctgcagtggaagtgtggagtcttaaccactggaccaccagggaaatcccaggatTATATTATTAAGACAAATTCTAAGcattagaattgctgggtcaaagatatatatatatatatatatatatatatttagggcttctgaatgatattataaaaaatatctcCATAAAAGTGGAACCAGCTTATTCTCTCATCAGTAGTATATAAATGAATGCCCATTTACCAACCTTGGTTGgacatttaattttagaaatccTGTCCAGGGATACGCAAGATGAAGGCCAGGCATAATTTTTAAGTTCTTGGTCCTCAGCCCTGGGCAAGATGATTTCTAACATAAGGTGCTGACCTCACGTCCTGCTGCTCCATCCTTGGTTCAGTTATCTCCAGCCACACAGGCATTACTGCTGTCCCTCAAACAAGCCAGGCAGAGCCCAGCCTTAGGGACTCTGCACAGgtcttctctctgcctgggacACTTGTCCCCCAGCTATCTCCATGGCCAACTCCCTCAAcaccttcaagtctttgctcccATGTCAGCTTTGTAGCGTGGCCTATCCTGACCACCCTATTTAATTTAATATCACCACATTCAGCACACTGATCCCTCTGACCCTGCTCTACTTTTTAATAGTGCTTATCATCTCCTAGCATCCTATGTGATTTACTTATATATTACGTTTATTGTTTACTGTCTCCTCCAGCTAGATATATGTCCCAGAAGTGCAGGGAACATCACCTGTTTTGTTCACCTAGTAGCTAGTGAAATGCCCGCAGAATGAATGGCATGGAACATGAGAAGTCCAGTTTATGGATGATATCACCACTGGAAGGACTCCCACTTGAGTGGGCCTTCTGGGTTCTGTACCTGGTTCAATTTCTTGAATTCCACCACTTGGAAGAAGATGTGCTCGAGGATATGTTTGGCATCTTGCTGGTCCTTTGGTAGTTTATTGGTGACTCCAAGGATGTCACCACACTTCCTGATGTAGAATTCCAGGTCTTCTTCAGTACCTAAGCACAGCTGGGGCAGTTAGGTTCACCCGTGACTCTGCCCTTCCCCAAGTACAGACTTACTGTGGTTTGGGTATCCCTGTCAGGTTCCTACATCTCTCAAGATCACTCACCTCTCCCTTGGGTAATGTGACCAAAGGACTTAAACAGTGACAAACTGTAGAGATCTCTGATGTGCTGTTTTTGTAAAGTAGGACAAAAGTGTGACACTCCTAATTAGAATAAAGCTAGCCAGGTTCTGGCTCGCTATCACCAGATCTGGCATTCCTACGTTACAAAGAACAGGACCCACCAGCGGGGAATCAAAGTACCATTCTCTGATTGCCGCAAGGATCATTATGTGAAGGACATATgcgtattttattttacttatattatttattttaaaaaaattttttggccgcaccacgcagcttgcaggatctcagttccctgaccagggatcaaacccgcgcccccagcagtggaagcatggagtcttaaccactgtattgccagggaagtcccaggggtattttaaatagcatttactATAGCAAtattataggaaaggaaataaaagaaacaaaaaatcatcCATAATTCTCTGTGTAACCATCCCCAGTCCTGTATCAAGGATGGACAGCCATTACTGCCCTACTTACACTATactgtaatttcttttcttcccctctgatttgcatttttaaagttatgaTAGAAGTGTTCTCTCACTCTAGCTCTACCCCCACCAATACTTCCTAGGGTAATTACTGCCATGTATGTCTACATGTCTACATATGTGTAAAAACAGGGGATCAAACTATAATAGTTCTGTAAGTTGCTGTCATCAGTTAACAATGTAACATGGACATTCCAGTCAAAGCTTATGCTCCACATCTTTCTTTTAACAGATGTATAATATTCCACTTtgtctcatatttttttaaaccaattctCCTACTGATAGACTATTAGACTGTTGTTGTCTATTTTTTGAATGCTACAATTAATATCTCTATATCTTTTATGCATTTCTACTAAGATTTCTACAGGACAAACCGCTAGAAACAGAAACGCATGGTCAAAGGGTCTGATCCTTCACAGGTCTATTATTCCCACTGGACTAATTACTAGGTCTTGCTAATTTCTGATTGCCTAGCACCTACCACAATGCCCGGCATGGAACAGAGATGCAGTAAAGGTGTCTGACAttgaactattttcatttttgtacatTCCTTTCTGGTCTTCGAGCACATATAGATGTTCACATAGTTGGGATCCTACTCTAAGTGCAGTTTTATATCTGCTTTCTTCATTTAGGAATCTCAGTGTCACCCCCTGGCCTTTGTAAGCCTCTTTTATAATGACTACATATTGTCCCACTGATTGAATGTGATGCAATTTACTACCATTTCCCTGTGAGAGAACACTAAGGCTATTcccaactgtattttattttttaataagtaatGTCGTAGTCATCTGTGTACCTTCATTTATCTCCCTAGGTTAGATTCCCAGGAGTGGGGTCACTGCCTCTATTTTCTGTCTCCGAATCCATTGTGCAGGCCCACCTGCTGTGCTGGAGGAAGGGCACGTCAGGAGGAGCACGGGGCTGAGAGTCGGGAACACCACTCACCCTGCAGCTGTGCAGCCCGGAGCCTCATTTCCTCACCCACGGGTCAGGGTGGGCACACTTGACTCTCTCTAGAATCCCTTCCAATTTGAAGTCTCTGTAATTCTCTTGGCCCTGACTGAATTTTTTTATTCAACGGCTCCTGTGACCAATGGCCTAGGTTTGCTAAGAGGCAGCCAGAGTCAGAATTCATCCTGGGGTCACCCAACAGGTCAGAACTAAAGACACACAGGAATTAAAGCTGAGACTCTGGCCTCTGCCTGGCACCATGTTCTAGCTCACTGAGCTAACTGACCCCTAGGGAAACAAGCCACATCATTCACATGAAATAAACACAAACTGTGCTTTTACACTTCCATTCACATTCTGTTCTCCCTAAACAAACTCTACGCTTTCTTTCACGGCAAATCTCAGAAATTCACAATTTATAAAactcacaaaagaaaacaaacaagaatttgACCACACTCACACTTATTGGTGATCTGAGCAAGCCGGGCCTTCTCAGAGGAGAACGTCTCGTCTAAGTCAAACAGCTCCAGCGGAGGGGGTGATAATTCCCTGAAGCTAGGAGGGAAAACCTGAAAGGCAATAAAGTCTTTCATGAAGGAGCGCATGCAAAGCCATAACTGACGGTGATGAGATGTAAGGAAAATGAGACGAAGAACCGCCCAGCGCCCATCACCTCCTTCCGCCCTAACCCACGAGGCCACAGCAAGCAAGACGGCGGCCCAGTGCAAGCAACCCAGTAGAACCAGCTCCAAGCACGCCGCCAAACTCGCCAAGCTGATGTACTAGCGTCCTTGCATGTGCCAACTCATGCAAGGACACACAGCTTGGGGCTTATCCGGCTTATTTGCATTTTGTGCAAATTTGTGTTGAACACTTGATTGCATGAGTCGTTTCTCATCTGATGATGAGTTCTTCAGGGACAGAATTGGGGAAACAGATGTAGATTAATGTAGAAAGTGCTGAACTTATAGCCAGAATTTGCAGGTATGAGGCAGTGGTGTGCTGATAAATGTTGAGCTATCACTCAAAACAAGAGGCCTCATCTGTAGCATTTGTCATTTCCTGTTTTGTAAACACTTCCACTGTGGCCGATTTTCAGGTTACCAAGGTGAAGCCAACTGGCTCATAACCTTCCAGAATGTGGTGGGATAAGACAATTTTGAAGGCAAGTGGAGCTCACGCTGGACTGGAATGTTGAAAAATAACCTATAGACACATGACTGTCCCCTGGGCTCTTAGAACTGTGCTGTGAATCTGAGTGCCCGTTGCCTGGAGAGCTCAAAGCTTTCTAGCACAAAGCTCTTCCTCCTTTTCAGCCAGGTGTTCTCATACATGCCCTTCAACCCCACAAGACAGGAAACGTTTAACAGCCAGAGAGGTCCACACCTGTGATTCCTCAGTTGAGAACTAGACCAAATGGAAGTCCCTGTAGAATACTAACAGGTTTGGTCTCTATGCATGTTTTGAGCCAGAGAAACATGACCCCATGAGGAAGCCAGCCCCACACGAGGCCAGCTGGTGAGGGAGGGGCAAACAGCGGGGCTCCGTGGCAGGATGCCCCCCACACACCCACTGACCGCTGGCTGAAGGGCTGGCAGCGGCGTCTCAAACTGAGGTTGGATGAGCTGGAGAGGTTCATGTTTCACGTTTAGCTGTTCGTGAGCCCTGTGttaagaagaatataaaaaagcaGGAATCAAGATGAGACACTGATGCAAAGCATGTCTAACTGATCTCACGGTGCTCGTCTCCAACGATCAGGAGGCTCAGCActttggcaaaaaaaataaaaatcacacaaaatgTATTGTTACACGTAATGTAATGATCCTTTCAGGAATCTTCTCTACCGCAACAGATGGCATGACTTTATTGAGAACTGAAAGGGAAAGTTCATTCAAGTTTCCTGTCGGGCTTCTCCTAAATAGGCTTTTAATTTTTACCCACTGGACACCGTGAATCTTGTAACTCActgtgtttccttatctgttttcACCATCAAGAGACAGGAGTCAAATCTGAAGTCTGCTTCTGGCGACTGAACAGATCCACAGGATATGCACTTCTGTGTGCTCATTCACTCCACAAACatctactgaacacctactgtgtccCAGGCAGTTTTATCTGCCAGGAGTACGGcagcaggggaaaaaagagacCAAGGCAGGCCCTCATGGGACTGACATTCTAGCGGAAGAGAGACACACAATAAACAAAAGCCAAGATGCCAGGGATTAATAAGCattaggaagaaaagcaaatctggagagagggacagagacagggaaggggcagggagtggggctTTGCCAGAGCAGCTCTgagtgaggggaggggcaggTCAGGCAGTCTCCCTCAGAGGCGTCCCAGGCAGAGGCCAGAGcaagaggagggaaaggggagcGAGACATTTTCACGGAACAGCAGGGCAGCCAGAGCAGCTGTGGCGGAGTGAGAAGGGCACGAAGGAGTTAATGGAGTCAAGGGCTGACCTTCCCCCACGGTAGTTTTTTTATTGCGGCTTCCCCTTTGCCTCCGTCCTCCCAAACCTTAATTTGACCTTCTGCATCGGGGTATAGATtgtactagctctgtgacctcctCTGGGAATGAGGCAAATTAAAATATACTCACTCACCCAACTTAAATTGTGTGCTCAGTTGTGGCCTTTCAAAATTCATCTAAGCAAGCAAATGCCAAGGGGTGTGGACAAAGTTCATGACTGTTTCTCTGTAGGGGTGCTTTGAGAAAGGAGACAGGTCTATGACCGCAGAAAGATGGCTAGCTGAGCTTATGCCGTCACCACCTCCACTAGTCCAAGATGCTTGGGGAGCGTCTATCCTAGCAATGAGCAGATGATCCCCACggagagaagagaaataactTTTCTTGAGCATCTACCACATGCCACGTGCTGTGCCTGACCCTGTGCGAGGCACTTATTTAATGTAATCCTCAAAACAGCCCTGGACAGTGGGTGTAATctcttacagaagaggaaacagaggtaTAGAGTTGAAGTAGCTCCCCAAGGTCATGTGCTTAGGAAGCAACAAAGGCAAGGTCAGAACTCAGACCTGGCTAATCCCTGCCAACCAGAAGCCCCGCGACTCAGTCTACCCAGATGGCAGAATTAGAGGCAGTTCTAAGCTAAAGGTTCTAGTACCCACACACAAAGAACCCTGATGCCAAGTCCTGGCCTTGGTCATTCTAGCCATGAcattctgttttctgtccctaggtagagctgactgtgctgAAGCCCTgtgtaagtaataaaataaattccattaAGTCTTCCCTTTCTCCACTCGGCTCACCACCTGCCCAAATCGTCCTCCTACTAGTAGCCAACATGTACTTGATGGCGGTGGGGAATGGGTGGAGAAGCTAATCTTAAAAGCAAGCAAAACCTAATTCAGAAAGATGATCAATATGGGAAAAGGGCAAGAATAAATGCCACTACTATACacaaatctgtgaaatggggctgctCTATATTCCAGAATACTCTGGCCTGACCTCTGGTGGTGCATTTTCACCGCCCATGTCTCACTCTGCATTCCACCATGAactctgagggcagggaccgCCACACTGTTTGTCTCTACCTCACACCCCACAGGCATCAATAAAGACCGGCTGG
The sequence above is a segment of the Orcinus orca chromosome 16, mOrcOrc1.1, whole genome shotgun sequence genome. Coding sequences within it:
- the IFT52 gene encoding intraflagellar transport protein 52 homolog isoform X3 is translated as MFSDQYLDKEENSKIMDVVFQWLTTGDIHLNQIDAEDPEISDYMMLPDTATLSERLRVCLQEGDENPRDFTTLFDLSIYQLDTTSLPKVIKAHEQLNVKHEPLQLIQPQFETPLPALQPAVFPPSFRELSPPPLELFDLDETFSSEKARLAQITNKCTEEDLEFYIRKCGDILGVTNKLPKDQQDAKHILEHIFFQVVEFKKLNQEHDIDTSETAFQNNC